One Euphorbia lathyris chromosome 1, ddEupLath1.1, whole genome shotgun sequence DNA segment encodes these proteins:
- the LOC136220362 gene encoding uncharacterized protein encodes MDFFKVKKFRKARKSEAEKDLEDKIDPQAELPKAENDGDNVTNKSVNADAGGESEEAEGEDDDDDFITNEVKRRLKELRRNSFMVLIPEEESCLEEEEDDEAEGETCSTEWRDVEAEGRKWWSGFDAVYDKYCERMLFFDRIMMQQLKETGCHTPSTPSPSPKSASKKLASPFRCLSLKKIEEPEDEIEHLQQPQHDPYQDLETAYVAQVCLTWEALHCQYTHLTQKISCQPESTTCYNHSAQQFQQFQVLLQRFIENEPFLQGLRAENYARARNLLPKLLQVPNGKGSGKKEMAEMESDILVLAPDLIRDMESSISTFRLFLKMDKEKRNGVLNLFGYQNQMATPLQLTQSSLDKKKMKLKELCKKSKGWKKKSWPQTYEDVELLFGIIDMKILSRVLRMVRISKEQLIWCEEKMKKLALSDGKLRRDPSPLLFPC; translated from the exons ATGGATTTCTTCAAAGTTAAGAAGTTCAGGAAAGCCCGGAAATCAGAAGCGGAGAAAGATTTAGAAGATAAGATCGATCCACAGGCGGAGCTACCGAAGGCTGAGAATGACGGTGATAATGTGACTAACAAGTCTGTTAATGCAGATGCTGGAGGTGAATCTGAAGAAGCTGAAGGtgaggatgatgatgatgatttcaTAACGAATGAGGTAAAGAGGAGGTTGAAAGAACTGAGAAGGAATAGTTTCATGGTATTAATACCTGAAGAAGAGTCATGCCttgaagaagaggaggatgaTGAAGCTGAAGGAGAGACTTGCTCTACTGAATGGAGGGATGTTGAAGCTGAAGGAAGAAAATGGTGGAGCGGATTTGATGCTGTTTATGACAAGTACTGTGAAAGAATGCTGTTCTTTGATCGGATCATGATGCAGCAGCTTAAGGAAActg GTTGTCATACACCATCAACTCCATCGCCATCGCCTAAGTCGGCATCTAAGAAGCTTGCGTCCCCCTTTCGCTGTCTTTCGCTGAAAAAGATTGAAGAACCTGAAGATGAAATTGAGCATCTCCAGCAACCACAGCATGACCCATATCAAGATCTCGAAACAGCATATGTAGCTCAGGTTTGCTTAACATGGGAGGCACTTCACTGTCAATACACTCACCTAACTCAAAAAATCTCGTGCCAACCTGAAAGCACGACATGTTACAATCACAGCGCTCAGCAGTTTCAGCAGTTCCAAGTTTTATTGCAAAGATTTATTGAGAATGAGCCCTTTCTGCAAGGTCTTAGAGCAGAAAATTATGCACGTGCACGTAACCTTCTACCCAAACTGCTACAAGTCCCCAATGGAAAAG GTTCAGGTAAGAAAGAGATGGCGGAAATGGAGTCTGATATACTGGTTCTTGCTCCTGATCTTATCAGAGATATGGAGAGCTCAATCTCGACTTTTCGCCTCTTCCTAAAGATGGACAAGGAAAAGCGGAACGGTGTTCTCAACTTGTTTGGATATCAGAATCAAATGGCAACTCCTCTTCAATTAACTCAATCTTCACTTGATAAG AAAAAGATGAAGCTGAAAGAACTGTGTAAAAAGAGCAAGGGCTGGAAGAAGAAATCTTGGCCTCAAACATACGAAGACGTTGAGCTATTGTTCGGCATAATTGACATGAAAATCTTGTCCCGGGTTCTCAGAATGGTGCGGATCAGTAAAGAACAGTTAATTTGGTGTGaagaaaagatgaaaaagctagCTCTCTCGGATGGGAAATTACGAAGAGACCCCTCTCCCCTCCTATTTCCATGTTAG